A stretch of DNA from Halorubrum sp. BOL3-1:
CGCGCGACCTCGTGCCGTCCGAACCCGTACCGCAGCCGGTTCGCGAGCCGCCGCGAGAAGCGACCCTCGTTGCGGGAGTCGAACCGCTCCGCGAGCGCCTGGTAGATGAGCGGGACGGGGACCTCCTGTTCGAGCGCCTCCTGAACCGTCCACGTACCCGTCGAGCCGCCCGCGACGTGGTCCGCCACGTCGCCCAGGTCGCCGCCCTCCTCGCGGAACGCCTCCTCGCACAGTTCGAGGAGCCACGACCGGATCACGGCGCCGTTGTTCCAGGTGCGCGCGACCGTTTCCATGTCGAGGTCGTAGCGCCCCTCGGTCAGCAGCTCGAACCCCTCGCCGTACGCCTGCATCAGCGCGTACTCGACGCCGTTGTGGACCATCTTCACGTAGTGACCCGCCCCGGAGGGACCCATCCGGTCGTGGCCGTCCGGCCCGGTCGCGACCGCGTCGAACACCGGGACCATCGCCTCGTAGGCCCACTCGGGACCGCCGATCATCAGCGAGAACCCCTCCTCGGCGCTCGCCGGCCCGCCCGACGTACCGCAGTCGAGGTAGGCGGCGTCCGTCTCCTCGGCGCGCCGCACCGACTCCGCGAACTGCGAGTTCCCGCCGTCGACGACGACGTCCTCGTCGGTGAGGTGCGGTTCGAGGTCCGAGAGCGTTGCGTCGATCGGGTCGCCCGCGGGGACCATCAGCCAGACGCGCTTGCCGTCGTCGCCGCCCTCGTCCAACCGCTCACAGAGGTCGGCCACGGAATCCGCCGGCTCCGCGCCCTTCTCCGCCGCCTCCGCGGTCGCCTCCGCAGAGAGGTCGAACGCGACCACGTCGTGGCCCGCCTCCATCGACCGGTTCGCGACGATCTGTCCCATGCGTCCGAGTCCGACCACGCCGAGTTCCATACGCGGGGGTGGCGACCGCCCGCCGTAGTGGTTCCGGTTCTGGCAGCGACCGAAACCGCTCAGCGGTCTGCGTCCGCGTCCGACTCCCCGGTCGCCCCGTCTTCCTCGGCCGCCTCCCGCTCACCGAGGTGCGCCCGCAACGCGTCCACGTCCTTGTTGCCCGCGCCGGTGTTCAACAGGACGACGGTGTCGTCCAGCCCGAACTCGCCCGACTCCGCGAGCGCGAACGCGCCGGAGACCGCGGCCGCGCAGGTGGCACCGACCTCCAATCCCTCCGCGCGCGCGATGTCGATCGCGGCGTCGAGGATCTCCCGGTCCGTCGTCGCTACCGCCCCGCCGTCGGACTC
This window harbors:
- a CDS encoding decarboxylating 6-phosphogluconate dehydrogenase, which encodes MELGVVGLGRMGQIVANRSMEAGHDVVAFDLSAEATAEAAEKGAEPADSVADLCERLDEGGDDGKRVWLMVPAGDPIDATLSDLEPHLTDEDVVVDGGNSQFAESVRRAEETDAAYLDCGTSGGPASAEEGFSLMIGGPEWAYEAMVPVFDAVATGPDGHDRMGPSGAGHYVKMVHNGVEYALMQAYGEGFELLTEGRYDLDMETVARTWNNGAVIRSWLLELCEEAFREEGGDLGDVADHVAGGSTGTWTVQEALEQEVPVPLIYQALAERFDSRNEGRFSRRLANRLRYGFGRHEVARHDGE